A window of Aeromicrobium sp. Root236 contains these coding sequences:
- a CDS encoding DUF2207 domain-containing protein yields MRILLRALALVVTAGVLLFPALAALVPTDATTAGPDPVRITDYTANYVVTAGGDLVAKEQITTEFPGGRHGIFRFWDVTDPSDKQVRLEPEDVKVQLDGGSVPFDMQWQKGRHFRVAKIGDPDSFVSPGSHVYTITYRIAGALAPNTAGPGTFASSSWTDKQPAESVFYWNVVAQGWQMDIDASTIHITLPASSGKVQCTSSFDGTGTCDIAGAGTDQVTIKTGHLSPRTPVTVRIGLPVKTPDRVTVPWPVAADRALGTSTRSLGIVVAITVALLAVGYVLDRRSREEAPGTPVMYEPPPGLGPVQTAYVTTETVPSRGLVATLLYQAEQGLTTLTDNGGKSWTITGVGDADAWAKTDDVTRFVGESLGVTQAGSHFKSSPDSVTSGQKLQSVRNSLAAQTSAWADGVGAQRRVGSETLARLAVGAAALLFLVVAIFFHPPVSMYLLPIAGFVIGGIGLWSPGVGRRRTTLGRDLWSRAGGFKRLLSTDSAQDRFDFSGKKDLYTAFIPYAVAFDCADRWARKYQLATGSEPPVPTWYGGGSTSTSHGFFGSNDAFSGFESSLASSISAYSATQSSSSSGGGGGGGGGGGGGGGGGGSW; encoded by the coding sequence ATGCGGATCCTGCTGCGCGCGCTGGCACTCGTCGTGACCGCAGGCGTGTTGCTCTTCCCCGCGCTCGCGGCCCTCGTCCCGACGGATGCCACCACGGCAGGGCCGGATCCCGTACGCATCACGGACTACACGGCCAACTACGTGGTGACCGCCGGTGGCGACCTCGTGGCGAAGGAGCAGATCACCACCGAGTTCCCCGGCGGACGCCACGGCATCTTCCGGTTCTGGGACGTCACGGATCCCTCGGACAAGCAGGTCCGTCTCGAGCCGGAGGACGTCAAGGTCCAGCTCGACGGCGGCAGCGTCCCCTTCGACATGCAGTGGCAGAAGGGGCGGCACTTCCGGGTCGCCAAGATCGGCGACCCCGACTCGTTCGTCAGCCCCGGTTCGCACGTCTACACGATCACCTACCGCATCGCCGGCGCGCTGGCGCCCAACACGGCCGGCCCGGGCACGTTCGCGTCGTCGAGCTGGACCGACAAGCAACCTGCGGAGTCGGTGTTCTACTGGAACGTCGTCGCGCAGGGCTGGCAGATGGACATCGACGCGTCCACCATTCACATCACGCTCCCTGCGAGCTCGGGCAAGGTGCAGTGCACGTCGAGCTTCGACGGCACCGGCACGTGCGACATCGCCGGCGCCGGAACGGATCAGGTGACCATCAAGACCGGCCACCTCTCCCCTCGCACTCCTGTGACCGTACGCATCGGTCTGCCGGTCAAGACCCCCGATCGGGTCACCGTGCCGTGGCCGGTCGCCGCCGATCGAGCACTCGGCACGAGCACCAGGTCGCTGGGCATCGTGGTCGCGATCACCGTCGCGCTGTTGGCGGTCGGCTACGTCCTGGACCGGCGCTCGCGCGAGGAAGCCCCCGGCACCCCGGTGATGTACGAGCCGCCGCCGGGACTCGGCCCGGTGCAGACGGCGTACGTCACGACGGAGACCGTACCCAGCCGCGGTCTGGTGGCGACCCTGCTCTACCAGGCTGAGCAGGGCCTGACCACGCTCACGGACAACGGCGGCAAGTCGTGGACGATCACCGGTGTCGGCGACGCGGACGCGTGGGCCAAGACCGACGACGTCACCAGGTTCGTCGGCGAGTCCCTGGGCGTCACCCAGGCGGGCTCGCACTTCAAGTCCAGCCCGGACTCGGTCACGTCCGGTCAGAAGCTCCAGTCCGTGCGCAACTCCCTCGCCGCCCAGACCAGCGCGTGGGCCGACGGGGTCGGCGCGCAACGTCGGGTCGGTTCGGAGACGCTCGCCCGGCTCGCGGTCGGCGCGGCGGCGCTGCTCTTCCTCGTCGTGGCGATCTTCTTCCATCCCCCGGTGTCGATGTACCTGCTGCCCATCGCCGGGTTCGTCATCGGCGGGATCGGCCTCTGGAGCCCCGGGGTCGGACGGCGTCGTACGACCTTGGGCCGCGACCTGTGGTCACGTGCCGGCGGGTTCAAGCGCCTGCTGTCGACCGACTCGGCACAGGACCGCTTCGACTTCAGCGGCAAGAAGGACCTCTACACCGCCTTCATCCCGTACGCCGTCGCGTTCGACTGTGCCGACCGCTGGGCTCGCAAGTACCAGCTCGCGACGGGCTCCGAGCCGCCCGTGCCGACCTGGTACGGGGGCGGCTCGACCTCCACGAGCCACGGCTTCTTCGGCAGCAACGACGCCTTCTCCGGATTTGAATCATCGCTGGCCTCCTCGATCAGCGCCTACTCGGCCACGCAGTCGTCGTCATCCTCGGGTGGCGGCGGAGGCGGTGGCGGAGGGGGCGGCGGTGGAGGCGGCGGTGGAGGTTCCTGGTAG
- a CDS encoding LemA family protein has translation MTWIIIVAVVAVLVLFTIYAFNKLRRVDIGAQEALGGIDVQLTRRADLIPNLVNTVKGYAQHEKGVFEAVTEARAGAAAAAKGGSVQEKAEAQAKLDKAIIDVLAVAEAYPDLKASANFQSLQAELADTENKISFARQYYNDAVAKLNGLVRTIPWLLFTGIAGVHAREFYEAPEGQATPPAVSF, from the coding sequence ATGACCTGGATCATCATCGTGGCCGTCGTCGCCGTGCTCGTGCTGTTCACGATCTACGCGTTCAACAAGCTGCGTCGCGTCGACATCGGCGCCCAGGAGGCGCTCGGCGGGATCGACGTGCAGCTGACGCGGCGCGCCGACCTCATCCCCAACCTGGTCAACACGGTCAAGGGCTACGCCCAGCACGAGAAGGGCGTCTTCGAGGCGGTCACCGAGGCACGTGCCGGCGCGGCCGCCGCGGCCAAGGGTGGTTCGGTGCAGGAGAAGGCCGAGGCGCAGGCCAAGCTCGACAAGGCCATCATCGACGTGCTCGCGGTCGCCGAGGCGTACCCCGATCTCAAGGCCTCGGCCAACTTCCAGTCGTTGCAGGCCGAGCTCGCCGACACCGAGAACAAGATCTCGTTCGCCCGCCAGTACTACAACGACGCGGTGGCCAAGCTCAACGGCCTGGTGCGCACGATCCCCTGGTTGCTGTTCACAGGCATCGCCGGCGTCCACGCGCGCGAGTTCTACGAGGCCCCCGAGGGCCAGGCGACCCCACCCGCCGTCTCGTTCTGA